In Rhodococcus rhodochrous, a single genomic region encodes these proteins:
- a CDS encoding DNA polymerase Y family protein, translating to MNDSSSLRAPARVVALWCPDWPAVAVAAAAELPAIVPVAVVSANRVVACSASARAAGVRRGLRRREAQARCPELHVARSDPDLEARTFEAVVAAIDAVAPGVEVLRPGLVVLAARGVVRWFGSEEAAAEALIDAVAATGVECQVGVADELSTAVLAARRNALVPTGRCAEFLAPLPVSYLAVEPALAAPRRADTVDLLRRLGIRTIGAFAALSPIDVASRFDADVVAAHRSARGLPERPPSGRPIPPDLTVEQPCDPPVERVDAAAFAGRALAELLHTRLAAAGVACTRLLVTARTGAGEELARTWRCAEPLTPEGTADRVRWQLDGWLTGRNTNRPTAGIVLLRLEPVEVVAAGALQLGLWGGVGDEDERARRALVRVQGLLGGDAVRIGVLGGGRGPTERIVLVPVGDEAIPHSDPDAPWPGRLPPPAPALVLHTPPAIRLDDDVGNPVSVTERGLLSGSPARLRWGSRSWTVIGWAGPWPVDEYWWDPAAARCAARLQVLLEESRALLVFFGADGWRVEGVYD from the coding sequence GTGAACGACTCGTCCTCTCTGCGGGCACCCGCGCGGGTCGTGGCCCTCTGGTGCCCCGACTGGCCCGCCGTCGCCGTCGCCGCCGCCGCGGAGCTGCCCGCGATCGTCCCGGTGGCGGTGGTCTCGGCGAATCGTGTCGTCGCCTGCTCGGCCTCGGCGCGGGCCGCGGGTGTCCGGCGCGGCCTGAGGCGACGGGAGGCGCAGGCACGCTGCCCGGAACTGCATGTGGCCCGCTCGGATCCCGACCTGGAAGCGCGGACGTTCGAGGCGGTGGTGGCCGCGATCGATGCGGTGGCCCCGGGCGTGGAGGTGCTGCGCCCGGGTCTGGTGGTCCTCGCCGCGCGCGGTGTGGTCCGGTGGTTCGGTTCGGAGGAGGCCGCCGCGGAGGCCCTGATCGACGCGGTCGCGGCGACCGGCGTGGAATGCCAGGTCGGTGTCGCCGACGAGTTGTCCACCGCGGTCCTCGCCGCGCGACGGAACGCGCTGGTCCCGACAGGGAGGTGTGCCGAGTTCCTGGCGCCGTTGCCGGTCTCGTATCTCGCGGTGGAACCGGCGTTGGCGGCTCCTCGGCGGGCCGACACGGTGGATCTGTTGCGTCGTCTCGGTATCCGCACCATCGGAGCGTTCGCCGCGTTGTCCCCGATCGATGTGGCGTCACGCTTCGACGCGGACGTCGTCGCTGCGCACCGGAGCGCGCGGGGACTGCCGGAACGTCCCCCGTCGGGACGGCCGATCCCTCCGGACCTGACGGTCGAGCAACCCTGCGACCCGCCGGTGGAGCGGGTCGACGCTGCGGCCTTCGCCGGTCGCGCACTGGCCGAACTGCTCCACACCCGGCTCGCGGCAGCGGGAGTCGCCTGCACGCGACTGCTCGTGACGGCACGCACCGGGGCAGGGGAGGAACTCGCGCGCACCTGGCGCTGCGCCGAACCGCTCACCCCCGAGGGCACGGCCGATCGTGTGCGATGGCAGCTCGACGGATGGCTCACCGGCCGCAACACGAACCGGCCCACGGCGGGAATCGTGCTGCTACGTCTCGAACCGGTCGAGGTCGTGGCCGCCGGCGCGCTGCAGCTCGGGCTCTGGGGCGGTGTCGGCGACGAGGACGAACGCGCACGTCGGGCGCTCGTCCGGGTGCAGGGCCTGCTCGGTGGGGACGCCGTCCGGATCGGAGTGCTCGGCGGCGGCCGGGGACCCACCGAACGGATCGTCCTCGTGCCCGTCGGCGACGAGGCGATACCGCACTCAGACCCGGACGCACCGTGGCCGGGCCGGCTCCCGCCCCCGGCTCCCGCGCTGGTGTTGCACACACCTCCCGCGATCCGACTGGACGACGACGTGGGGAATCCGGTCTCGGTGACCGAGCGCGGACTGCTCAGCGGGTCGCCTGCTCGGCTGCGATGGGGAAGTCGCAGCTGGACGGTGATCGGATGGGCCGGTCCGTGGCCGGTGGACGAGTACTGGTGGGATCCGGCCGCAGCCCGGTGCGCCGCCCGTCTGCAGGTGCTGCTCGAGGAATCACGGGCCTTGCTGGTGTTCTTCGGCGCCGACGGCTGGCGGGTGGAGGGCGTCTACGACTGA
- a CDS encoding exodeoxyribonuclease III, translating into MRIATFNINGIRAAQRRGFEDWLRERNPDVVALQEVRAPAAAIPQGVFGKYHLAYEEGTLPGRNGVGILTLHEPAAVRTWSGTALLRLPGEEHVDRIGFDRGPLARGLSEFAQEGRYVEVDLADAPITVASLYLPKGGLPAHLQKPGRMRDEPDGGVRYQRKMRFLSAFARQLTRSRLAARAQGREFLIMGDFNVAHTRYDVRNWRRRGQAEGFLPEERAWFDSLLSPRTLVDVVRRHHPEVDGPYSWWSWLGESFASDSGWRIDYHLATPRLARTAISAGTDRDPAPDRRISDHAPVVVDYDI; encoded by the coding sequence GTGCGCATCGCGACCTTCAACATCAACGGAATCCGCGCCGCACAGCGACGCGGATTCGAGGACTGGCTGCGTGAGCGCAACCCCGACGTGGTGGCCCTGCAGGAGGTACGCGCCCCGGCGGCCGCGATCCCGCAGGGAGTCTTCGGCAAGTACCACCTCGCCTACGAGGAGGGCACCCTTCCCGGCCGGAACGGCGTCGGGATCCTGACCCTGCACGAACCCGCCGCCGTGCGCACCTGGAGCGGTACCGCACTGCTGCGACTTCCCGGTGAGGAACACGTCGACCGGATCGGGTTCGATCGGGGGCCGCTGGCACGCGGACTGTCCGAATTCGCCCAGGAGGGGCGGTACGTCGAGGTGGATCTCGCCGATGCCCCGATCACCGTGGCGTCGCTGTACCTGCCGAAGGGCGGGCTCCCGGCGCACCTCCAGAAGCCCGGGCGCATGCGCGACGAACCGGACGGTGGGGTGCGCTACCAGCGCAAGATGCGGTTCCTGTCCGCCTTCGCCCGGCAGTTGACCCGCAGCCGGCTCGCGGCGCGCGCCCAGGGGCGGGAGTTCCTGATCATGGGTGATTTCAACGTCGCCCACACGCGCTACGACGTGCGCAACTGGCGGCGTCGCGGGCAGGCCGAGGGTTTCCTGCCCGAGGAACGCGCCTGGTTCGATTCGCTACTGTCGCCGCGCACGCTCGTCGACGTCGTCCGCCGGCATCATCCCGAGGTCGACGGTCCCTACTCGTGGTGGTCGTGGCTGGGGGAGTCGTTCGCCTCCGATTCCGGGTGGCGGATCGACTACCACCTCGCCACGCCGCGACTGGCCCGGACCGCGATCTCCGCAGGGACCGACCGCGATCCGGCGCCGGACCGGAGGATCAGCGATCACGCGCCGGTCGTCGTGGACTACGACATCTGA
- a CDS encoding alpha/beta fold hydrolase: MRSPVLTVAPNGVALAYREYAASRESAGSAARSVPVLLVHGMGGDGRTWTRFAGNLVKAGRRVITIDLRGHGRSGRAPSYRFDEFAADIAGLCAHLGVEAVDLVGHSLGGHVGSLVAQQNPGLVRRLVLEETPLPLREGDPVPEVPAHRPTPAELWHAATSMALNPRAVTAFDRSMTPSVVAQFHTPNPVWWQHLPSLDAPTLLLRGVRRGSMVDPRLLTAAVDALPSASVREIGCGHSIHRDRARDFAAAVVPFLTDRTVA, translated from the coding sequence ATGAGATCTCCGGTCCTCACCGTCGCGCCGAACGGGGTCGCCCTGGCGTATCGCGAATACGCTGCGTCCCGCGAATCCGCGGGGTCCGCCGCCCGTTCCGTGCCCGTACTGCTGGTGCACGGGATGGGTGGTGACGGGCGCACATGGACCCGGTTCGCCGGAAACCTGGTGAAGGCGGGCCGACGGGTGATCACCATCGACCTGCGCGGGCACGGACGCAGCGGCCGGGCCCCCTCGTACCGTTTCGACGAGTTCGCCGCCGACATCGCCGGCCTGTGCGCCCACCTCGGTGTCGAGGCCGTCGACCTCGTCGGACACTCGCTCGGCGGTCATGTGGGATCGCTGGTCGCGCAACAGAATCCCGGCCTCGTCCGGCGGCTCGTCCTCGAGGAGACACCCCTGCCGCTGCGGGAGGGGGATCCGGTTCCGGAGGTGCCGGCCCACCGTCCGACTCCCGCGGAGTTGTGGCACGCCGCGACCAGCATGGCGCTCAACCCGCGCGCGGTCACCGCCTTCGACCGCTCGATGACGCCGTCCGTCGTCGCCCAGTTCCACACACCGAATCCGGTGTGGTGGCAGCATCTTCCGTCCCTCGACGCCCCGACCCTGCTGTTGCGCGGAGTGCGGCGCGGCAGCATGGTCGACCCGCGCCTGCTGACGGCGGCAGTCGACGCGCTGCCTTCGGCCTCCGTGCGGGAGATCGGCTGCGGGCACAGCATCCACCGTGACCGTGCCCGCGATTTCGCAGCGGCCGTCGTCCCGTTCCTCACGGATCGAACGGTTGCCTAG
- a CDS encoding serine/threonine-protein kinase, whose amino-acid sequence MAGRYRLDSKLGGGGMGAVWLARDNRLGRDVAVKQVISTADLDPDEAEDLRRRALREGRAAAQLAHEHAISMYDMALHYGEPWLVMEHLPSRSLAQVMNVVDTLPPYVVAQIGANVADALAAAHAAGIVHRDVKPGNILIAERGRDAGIVKISDFGIARAKGDNDPDGVIIGTPAYFAPEVARGNDPTEASDVFSLGATLYTAVEGQPPFGFETDSIALLHRVARAEIIMPTHTGPLTEPLLEMLQPDPARRPTMAQARDLLARVVLGPGGSAAALRGRPIQNEDGTIPSWAQRSAHFAEPARPRGSFVDRPLGAATQSTGGPRKSAKGFAPADLLDRLLPKGPVPDNPQDRIVAYAPLAMAAMVAVILVALLVALVIALVV is encoded by the coding sequence GTGGCCGGTCGATATCGGCTCGACTCCAAGCTCGGCGGTGGCGGCATGGGTGCCGTCTGGCTCGCCCGCGACAACCGTCTGGGCCGCGACGTCGCCGTCAAGCAGGTGATCTCCACCGCAGACCTCGATCCCGACGAGGCCGAGGATCTGCGCCGCCGAGCGCTTCGCGAGGGCCGGGCCGCCGCCCAACTCGCCCACGAGCACGCCATCTCGATGTACGACATGGCACTGCACTACGGCGAACCGTGGCTCGTCATGGAACACCTGCCGTCCCGCAGCCTGGCGCAGGTGATGAACGTCGTCGACACCCTCCCGCCGTACGTGGTGGCGCAGATCGGCGCGAACGTCGCCGACGCCCTGGCTGCCGCGCACGCCGCCGGCATCGTCCACCGCGACGTCAAGCCCGGCAACATCCTCATCGCCGAGCGCGGCCGCGACGCCGGCATCGTGAAGATCAGCGACTTCGGCATCGCCCGCGCGAAGGGCGACAACGACCCCGACGGCGTGATCATCGGCACCCCCGCCTATTTCGCACCCGAGGTCGCGCGCGGCAACGACCCCACCGAGGCCAGCGACGTCTTCTCGCTGGGCGCGACCCTCTACACCGCGGTCGAGGGGCAACCGCCCTTCGGTTTCGAGACCGACTCGATCGCATTGCTGCACCGGGTCGCCCGGGCGGAGATCATCATGCCCACGCACACCGGTCCGCTCACCGAACCCTTGCTCGAGATGCTCCAGCCCGATCCGGCGCGACGCCCGACGATGGCGCAGGCACGCGATCTCCTCGCCCGCGTGGTCCTCGGACCGGGCGGATCGGCGGCGGCCCTGCGCGGCCGTCCCATCCAGAACGAGGACGGCACGATCCCGTCATGGGCGCAGCGTTCCGCGCACTTCGCCGAACCCGCACGTCCCCGTGGATCCTTCGTCGACCGCCCCCTCGGTGCCGCGACGCAGTCCACCGGTGGTCCGAGGAAGTCGGCGAAGGGTTTCGCCCCGGCGGATCTGCTCGACCGACTGCTGCCGAAGGGTCCCGTACCCGACAACCCGCAGGACCGCATCGTCGCCTATGCGCCCCTGGCGATGGCGGCGATGGTCGCGGTGATCCTGGTGGCGCTGCTCGTCGCCCTCGTCATCGCGCTGGTCGTCTGA
- a CDS encoding response regulator, with protein sequence MTSIPATSSDATENNRPYRVFLVDDHAVFRSGVRTELGREADMEIVGEAGGVAEAVAGIEASKPDVVLLDVHMPDGGGVAVLPRIPDGPVCLALSVSDAAEDVIAVIRAGARGYVTKTISGPDLADAVRRVAGGDAVFSPRLAGFVLDSFTGRSAAPEPPLDPELDSLTPRELEVLRLLARGYTYREIAEELVISVKTVETHASNVLRKTQQSNRNALTRWAHRRRID encoded by the coding sequence GTGACTTCGATTCCGGCGACATCCTCCGATGCCACCGAGAACAACCGTCCCTATCGTGTCTTCCTGGTGGACGACCACGCGGTCTTCCGCTCCGGAGTGCGCACCGAACTGGGGCGCGAGGCCGACATGGAGATCGTCGGCGAGGCCGGAGGAGTCGCCGAGGCCGTCGCCGGGATCGAGGCGAGCAAACCGGATGTCGTGCTCCTCGACGTCCACATGCCCGACGGCGGCGGTGTCGCCGTCCTCCCACGGATCCCGGACGGCCCGGTCTGCCTTGCACTCAGCGTGTCCGACGCGGCCGAGGACGTCATCGCCGTCATCCGCGCGGGCGCCCGCGGGTACGTGACGAAGACGATCTCCGGCCCGGATCTGGCCGACGCCGTCCGGCGGGTCGCCGGGGGAGACGCCGTGTTCAGCCCGCGTCTGGCCGGTTTCGTGCTCGACTCGTTCACCGGCCGGTCGGCCGCACCTGAACCGCCCCTCGATCCCGAACTCGACTCGCTGACGCCGCGCGAACTCGAGGTGCTGCGTCTGCTCGCTCGCGGCTACACCTACCGCGAGATCGCCGAGGAACTCGTGATCTCGGTGAAGACCGTCGAGACGCACGCGTCGAACGTGCTGCGCAAGACACAGCAGTCGAACCGCAACGCGCTGACCCGGTGGGCGCACCGGCGCCGTATCGACTGA
- a CDS encoding alcohol dehydrogenase catalytic domain-containing protein: protein MQITGAVLEEIGRRRRYEESTPLSVDLLELDPPGPGEALVEIECAGVCHSDLSVVDGNRPRPVPMLLGHEAAGRIVELGDDSTGFSVGERVVMTFMPRCGECEGCASNGIRPCIPGSAANAAGTLLSGARRLHRDGNDLHHHLGASAFATHAVVDTRSLVGVGDDVPAEVAALMGCAVLTGGGAVVNAARPQAGDTLVVVGLGGVGMAALLVALAHDDVTVIAVDTSPDKRDTARSLGAERVLSPDEAVEQGVKARLVIEAAGSVPALATAVALTGPGGTTITVGLPAPDARLEISPTALVGEGRSLVGSYLGSAVPARDIPRFVDMWREGRLPVERLVTDRLPLGRINEAMDALADGTALRQILTMD from the coding sequence GTGCAGATCACCGGAGCAGTCCTGGAGGAGATCGGACGTCGACGGCGGTACGAGGAGTCCACCCCGCTCAGCGTGGACCTTCTCGAACTCGACCCACCGGGACCGGGTGAGGCGCTGGTCGAGATCGAATGCGCCGGTGTGTGCCACTCCGATCTGTCCGTGGTCGACGGCAACCGGCCCCGCCCGGTGCCCATGCTCCTCGGGCACGAAGCGGCCGGACGCATCGTCGAACTCGGCGACGACAGCACCGGGTTCTCCGTCGGCGAGCGGGTCGTCATGACCTTCATGCCCCGCTGCGGCGAGTGCGAGGGTTGCGCGAGCAACGGCATCCGCCCCTGTATCCCGGGATCGGCCGCGAACGCTGCGGGAACCCTGCTGTCGGGTGCCCGGCGGCTGCACCGCGACGGGAACGACCTCCATCACCACCTGGGAGCATCGGCCTTCGCGACCCACGCCGTCGTCGACACGCGGTCGCTCGTCGGTGTCGGCGACGACGTCCCCGCCGAGGTCGCCGCGCTGATGGGCTGTGCCGTGCTGACCGGTGGCGGTGCGGTCGTCAATGCTGCTCGTCCTCAGGCCGGAGACACGCTGGTCGTCGTCGGTCTCGGCGGAGTGGGCATGGCCGCACTGCTCGTGGCGCTGGCCCACGACGACGTCACCGTGATCGCCGTAGACACCTCCCCGGACAAGCGCGATACGGCCCGCTCGCTGGGAGCCGAACGCGTCCTCTCACCGGACGAGGCCGTCGAGCAGGGTGTGAAGGCGCGGCTGGTCATCGAGGCCGCGGGGAGCGTGCCCGCGCTCGCCACGGCGGTCGCGCTCACCGGGCCGGGTGGCACCACGATCACCGTCGGACTGCCCGCCCCCGACGCCCGACTCGAGATCTCACCCACCGCTCTCGTGGGCGAGGGCCGCTCACTCGTCGGCAGCTACCTCGGATCCGCCGTCCCGGCCCGCGACATCCCCCGGTTCGTGGACATGTGGCGCGAGGGGCGACTGCCGGTCGAGCGGCTCGTCACCGACCGTCTGCCGCTGGGCCGAATCAACGAGGCGATGGACGCACTGGCCGACGGAACCGCCCTCCGTCAGATCCTCACCATGGACTGA
- the guaA gene encoding glutamine-hydrolyzing GMP synthase, whose translation MSSQSQQSRPVVVVDFGAQYAQLIARRVREANVYSEVVPHTAGVEEIAAKNPRAVVLSGGPASVYEEGAPRLDPSLFDLDVPVFGICYGFQAMAQALGGTVAHTGSREYGRTELSVSGGVLHDGLPETQPVWMSHGDGVTEAPEGFEVTATSAGAPVAAFEDRARRLAGVQYHPEVLHSPHGQQVLSRFLHDIAGIPGDWTAANIADALVEQVREQIGDGRAICGLSGGVDSAVAAALVQRAIGDRLTCVFVDHGLMREGERQQVEKDFVAATGARLITVDASETFLRELAGVTDPETKRKIIGREFIRSFEGAVSEVLGEGADKGETVKFLVQGTLYPDVVESGGGSGTANIKSHHNVGGLPEDLEFELVEPLRLLFKDEVRAVGRQLGLPEEIVGRQPFPGPGLGIRIIGEVTRDRLEILRRADSIAREELTSAGLDGQIWQCPVVLLADVRSVGVQGDGRTYGHPIVLRPVSSEDAMTADWTRLPYETLERISTRITNEVAEVNRVVLDVTSKPPGTIEWE comes from the coding sequence GTGTCGTCGCAAAGCCAGCAGTCCAGACCGGTCGTCGTCGTCGATTTCGGAGCTCAGTACGCGCAGCTGATCGCTCGGCGCGTTCGTGAGGCCAACGTCTACTCGGAGGTCGTGCCGCACACGGCCGGTGTCGAGGAGATCGCGGCGAAGAATCCGCGCGCAGTGGTGCTGTCCGGTGGCCCCGCCAGCGTGTACGAGGAGGGCGCACCGCGCCTCGATCCCTCGCTGTTCGATCTCGACGTCCCCGTCTTCGGTATCTGCTACGGCTTCCAGGCGATGGCGCAGGCGCTCGGCGGCACGGTCGCGCACACCGGCTCGCGCGAGTACGGCCGCACCGAGCTGTCGGTGTCCGGAGGTGTGTTGCACGACGGCCTGCCCGAGACGCAGCCCGTATGGATGAGCCACGGCGACGGTGTCACCGAGGCTCCCGAGGGCTTCGAGGTCACGGCCACCAGCGCCGGCGCCCCGGTCGCGGCGTTCGAGGACCGCGCCCGCCGCCTCGCCGGTGTCCAGTACCACCCCGAGGTTCTGCACTCGCCCCACGGCCAGCAGGTGCTGAGCCGGTTCCTGCACGACATCGCCGGGATCCCGGGCGACTGGACCGCAGCGAACATCGCCGACGCGCTCGTCGAGCAGGTTCGTGAGCAGATCGGCGACGGACGTGCGATCTGCGGCCTGTCCGGCGGTGTCGACTCCGCTGTGGCGGCCGCACTGGTGCAGCGCGCCATCGGCGACCGTCTGACCTGTGTGTTCGTCGACCACGGTCTCATGCGCGAGGGTGAACGGCAGCAGGTCGAGAAGGATTTCGTCGCCGCGACGGGTGCCCGCCTGATCACCGTCGACGCATCCGAGACCTTCCTGCGCGAGCTCGCCGGCGTCACCGACCCCGAGACCAAGCGCAAGATCATCGGCCGTGAATTCATCCGGTCCTTCGAGGGCGCGGTCTCCGAGGTGCTCGGCGAGGGCGCCGACAAGGGCGAGACCGTGAAGTTCCTCGTGCAGGGCACCCTGTACCCGGACGTCGTGGAGTCCGGCGGCGGCTCCGGCACCGCGAACATCAAGAGCCACCACAACGTCGGTGGACTTCCCGAGGACCTCGAGTTCGAGCTCGTCGAGCCGTTGCGACTGCTGTTCAAGGACGAGGTGCGCGCGGTCGGACGTCAGCTCGGCCTGCCCGAGGAGATTGTCGGCCGCCAGCCGTTCCCCGGCCCCGGCCTCGGCATCCGCATCATCGGTGAGGTCACCCGCGACCGCCTCGAGATCCTGCGCCGCGCCGACTCGATCGCCCGCGAGGAGCTCACCTCCGCCGGACTCGACGGACAGATCTGGCAGTGCCCGGTCGTGCTGCTCGCCGACGTCCGCAGCGTGGGTGTGCAGGGCGACGGCCGCACCTACGGTCACCCGATCGTGCTGCGCCCGGTCTCCAGCGAGGACGCGATGACCGCCGACTGGACGCGCCTGCCCTACGAGACCCTCGAGCGGATCTCCACCCGCATCACCAACGAGGTGGCGGAGGTCAACCGAGTGGTGCTCGACGTGACGAGCAAGCCCCCGGGAACGATCGAGTGGGAGTGA
- a CDS encoding ATP-binding protein, with protein MPGRRSPCQYRGVQPVPGLPVTVPRLERRVGGRIVGGVAGGVADHLGIDATKVRVAFTVLAALGGFGIAAYGLLWMFVPPGSDTDRPTGPERRRAIGLAFMGIGLAVGLSWLFSGGAAGVVLPIVVVVVGAALVWREFDVEGPRSVLGLPAHPTVLTWARVLGGLTLVVTGLGVMVIAQVDVAALRSSLVAVVVTLVGAVLLSVPLWIRMWRALETERAARVRNEEREEIASHLHDSVLQTLALIQKQAGDQQEVVRLARSQERELRRWLFGGDETPSTSLAETLRTIAGEVEDQYGLSVQPVIVGDVAPDDSDLTPEAATAVLGATREALVNAAKHAGVDSVDLFAEVEPHQVSVFVRDRGVGFDPDEVPADRQGLAKSIRARIERRGGRTVVKSSPGKGTEVRIHVPRAGRTDTEREQDTESTLEWGVNDPHPEEQTQ; from the coding sequence ATGCCGGGCCGGCGATCTCCGTGCCAGTATCGAGGTGTGCAACCGGTACCTGGATTACCCGTGACCGTTCCCCGCCTCGAACGGCGGGTGGGCGGTCGCATCGTGGGTGGTGTGGCCGGCGGTGTCGCCGATCATCTCGGCATCGACGCCACCAAGGTGCGGGTCGCGTTCACGGTGCTCGCCGCCCTCGGCGGCTTCGGGATCGCGGCCTACGGCCTGCTGTGGATGTTCGTGCCCCCCGGCTCCGACACCGATCGTCCCACCGGCCCCGAACGTCGCCGCGCCATCGGCCTCGCCTTCATGGGTATCGGCCTGGCGGTGGGCCTTTCGTGGCTGTTCAGCGGTGGTGCCGCAGGCGTGGTGCTGCCGATCGTCGTGGTGGTCGTCGGTGCGGCGCTCGTATGGCGCGAATTCGACGTCGAAGGTCCCCGATCGGTACTCGGCCTGCCCGCGCACCCGACGGTCCTCACGTGGGCCCGCGTACTCGGCGGCCTGACCCTCGTCGTCACCGGACTCGGGGTGATGGTCATCGCGCAGGTCGACGTCGCGGCGCTGCGGTCGTCGCTGGTCGCCGTGGTGGTCACGCTGGTCGGTGCGGTCCTGCTGTCGGTTCCGCTGTGGATCCGGATGTGGCGTGCCCTCGAAACCGAACGTGCCGCCCGGGTGCGCAACGAGGAGCGCGAGGAGATCGCGTCGCACCTGCACGACTCGGTGCTCCAGACCCTCGCGCTCATCCAGAAGCAGGCGGGCGACCAGCAGGAGGTCGTGCGGCTCGCGCGCAGCCAGGAACGCGAACTGCGCCGCTGGCTGTTCGGCGGGGACGAGACGCCGAGTACCTCTCTCGCCGAGACGCTGCGCACCATCGCCGGTGAGGTGGAGGACCAGTACGGCCTGTCCGTCCAACCCGTCATCGTCGGCGACGTCGCGCCGGACGACAGCGATCTGACCCCGGAGGCCGCGACCGCCGTGCTCGGCGCGACCCGCGAGGCACTCGTCAACGCCGCCAAGCACGCCGGGGTGGACAGCGTCGACCTCTTCGCGGAGGTGGAACCGCATCAGGTGAGCGTGTTCGTGCGCGATCGCGGCGTCGGATTCGATCCCGACGAGGTGCCGGCCGACCGGCAGGGGCTGGCCAAGTCCATCCGGGCGCGCATCGAACGTCGCGGCGGCCGGACGGTCGTGAAGTCGAGTCCCGGCAAGGGAACCGAGGTGCGCATCCATGTGCCGCGTGCCGGCCGGACGGATACCGAACGCGAACAGGACACCGAGTCGACCTTAGAGTGGGGGGTGAACGACCCCCACCCCGAGGAGCAGACACAGTGA
- a CDS encoding PspC domain-containing protein — protein sequence MDTRSFQDQVADMWRTRPVRLPKEGHIAGVCSGIGVRYGVDPVLIRVVFVASALFGGGGLVLYLAAWLMFPRHGDQVSSLESLVGRGPSSDSTTKVVVILVALAIAAGAIGPVGAGSGGSGFIGTLLLLGGWWLLYQRRPEPPVLPAPEGTSFPTQGAFPQPPVTNSYCSPWGAHTGAWNMHAGPAATATPSAEATPPAQATDATEAMDITDASATGTPAQGTDAPAPGTGTTASTDTTERKTSPMPDLRKDTDVPLPGVDELTPHRSAPPAWDPLGVAPFAWDLPEPAPKHEPAVVTNRRSRLTTTVLGLAVIAAAVTGALGAAADLAWVTPARVGAVALAVIGLGLLIGAFLHRGHGLLVVTGPLLGFVVLASIAGPVDTSNWGNRTWAPTSADQLEPEYSFQFGAMTLDLRGLELTEDRTVQVDGRFGSVEVLLPENLDVRADCTVGPGEIRGCPAPGIDGGADGVDDGPVLNLNANMEFGSLEVRRG from the coding sequence ATGGACACGAGGAGCTTTCAGGACCAGGTGGCGGACATGTGGCGGACCCGCCCCGTGCGTCTGCCGAAGGAGGGGCACATCGCGGGTGTGTGCTCGGGTATCGGAGTGCGCTACGGCGTCGATCCCGTGCTGATCCGTGTCGTCTTCGTCGCGTCGGCGTTGTTCGGCGGTGGCGGTCTCGTCCTCTACCTGGCTGCCTGGCTGATGTTCCCCCGTCACGGCGACCAGGTCTCCTCGCTCGAATCGCTCGTCGGGCGGGGTCCGAGCTCGGACTCGACCACCAAGGTCGTCGTGATCCTCGTGGCCCTGGCGATCGCGGCGGGCGCCATCGGACCGGTGGGTGCGGGTTCGGGTGGTTCGGGATTCATCGGAACGCTCCTGTTGCTCGGCGGCTGGTGGCTGCTCTATCAGCGGCGTCCCGAACCGCCGGTACTGCCGGCGCCCGAGGGAACGTCCTTCCCCACCCAGGGGGCCTTTCCTCAGCCTCCGGTGACGAACTCGTACTGCTCCCCGTGGGGCGCGCACACCGGTGCATGGAACATGCACGCGGGTCCGGCGGCCACGGCGACACCGAGCGCGGAGGCGACCCCGCCTGCGCAGGCCACCGACGCGACGGAGGCCATGGACATCACCGACGCCTCGGCCACCGGCACCCCCGCCCAAGGCACCGACGCCCCTGCTCCGGGCACCGGAACCACAGCGTCCACCGATACGACGGAGAGGAAGACGTCCCCGATGCCCGACCTACGCAAGGACACCGACGTTCCGCTCCCGGGTGTCGACGAGCTCACGCCCCACCGTTCGGCACCGCCGGCATGGGATCCCCTCGGGGTCGCCCCGTTCGCATGGGATCTGCCCGAGCCGGCGCCGAAACACGAACCCGCGGTCGTCACGAATCGTCGCTCGCGCCTGACCACGACGGTTCTCGGCCTCGCCGTGATCGCCGCTGCCGTGACCGGCGCGCTCGGCGCCGCCGCCGACCTGGCCTGGGTGACCCCCGCCCGGGTGGGTGCCGTGGCCCTCGCGGTCATCGGTCTGGGCCTGCTGATCGGCGCGTTCCTGCACCGTGGTCACGGACTGCTCGTCGTCACCGGTCCCCTGCTGGGATTCGTCGTCCTCGCCTCGATCGCCGGACCGGTCGACACCTCGAACTGGGGTAACCGGACCTGGGCTCCGACCAGCGCCGACCAGCTCGAGCCCGAGTACAGCTTCCAGTTCGGGGCGATGACCCTCGACCTGCGGGGACTCGAACTCACCGAGGACCGGACGGTGCAGGTCGACGGCCGCTTCGGCAGCGTCGAGGTGCTGCTTCCGGAGAACCTCGACGTCCGCGCCGACTGCACGGTCGGCCCCGGTGAGATCAGGGGATGCCCCGCCCCCGGCATCGACGGCGGCGCCGACGGAGTCGACGACGGGCCGGTTCTGAACCTGAACGCGAACATGGAATTCGGATCTCTGGAGGTGCGTCGTGGCTGA